One Fibrobacter sp. genomic region harbors:
- a CDS encoding RnfABCDGE type electron transport complex subunit D encodes GGLGGNFINPALAGRAFLMASYPAAMTSFTAPKLGTISGLDGITSATPLAHFKLSMMNGSFQALDFQDAIYNLFTGNVGGCIGETSAIALLLGAMILWYKRIIGFAIPLFYIGTVFVLFWLFNGTGDLFTSGAIIVPTYQILAGGLLLGAFFMATDMVTSPITPNGKIVFGIGCGVLTFVIRKFGGYPEGVSYSILLMNLLVPLIEKYTRPRIYGRVKK; translated from the coding sequence GGTGGCCTGGGGGGTAATTTTATCAACCCTGCGCTTGCAGGCCGCGCTTTTCTCATGGCATCTTATCCGGCTGCCATGACCAGTTTTACTGCGCCGAAACTCGGGACGATATCCGGATTAGACGGTATTACCAGCGCCACTCCTCTTGCTCACTTCAAGCTCTCAATGATGAACGGGTCTTTCCAGGCTCTCGATTTCCAGGATGCAATCTATAACCTGTTTACAGGGAATGTAGGAGGGTGTATCGGAGAGACATCCGCCATAGCGCTTCTGTTGGGAGCGATGATACTCTGGTACAAGAGAATTATCGGTTTTGCGATTCCTTTGTTCTATATCGGGACAGTCTTTGTTCTTTTCTGGCTTTTTAACGGAACAGGTGATCTCTTTACATCGGGAGCAATTATTGTCCCCACGTATCAGATACTTGCGGGTGGATTGCTGCTTGGGGCCTTTTTCATGGCAACAGACATGGTTACATCACCCATAACACCAAATGGAAAGATTGTATTTGGTATCGGCTGTGGTGTTTTGACCTTTGTGATACGCAAGTTCGGAGGATATCCTGAGGGAGTTTCTTATTCCATATTATTGATGAACCTGTTAGTCCCTCTTATTGAGAAGTATACACGTCCCAGGATTTACGGGAGGGTAAAGAAGTGA
- a CDS encoding FMN-binding protein has translation MKDIIKLTLVITIISVIAALIIAFTFVKTKDTIAAGQKQAQEEALKLVVPEGFEISEKTGDDSSVPQQYWVAEKGDEVLYIFKIASTGYSSNIVYLVSIDTNGGIQGMTVTEQSETPGLGTRVQEVISKKYIWNGLFSEKEKGNAWFTEQFKGINIYNDITIDKSMGEWHKLDETSKASLRDKNGITAITGATVSTIAVARGLVTKARAYLQAIRG, from the coding sequence GTGAAAGATATTATTAAGCTTACTTTGGTAATTACAATCATATCTGTTATAGCGGCACTGATAATCGCTTTTACCTTTGTCAAAACAAAGGATACGATTGCAGCCGGGCAGAAACAGGCACAGGAGGAAGCGCTGAAGCTTGTGGTTCCTGAGGGTTTTGAAATCTCAGAGAAAACCGGCGATGATTCCTCAGTGCCTCAGCAGTACTGGGTTGCTGAAAAAGGTGATGAGGTTCTATATATTTTCAAGATTGCCAGCACCGGATATTCCAGCAATATCGTTTATCTGGTAAGTATTGATACCAACGGCGGTATTCAGGGAATGACTGTTACGGAACAGTCAGAAACTCCCGGACTTGGGACAAGGGTCCAGGAGGTGATTTCAAAGAAATACATCTGGAACGGGCTTTTTAGTGAAAAAGAAAAGGGAAACGCCTGGTTTACAGAGCAATTCAAGGGAATCAACATATATAATGATATTACCATTGATAAATCAATGGGAGAGTGGCATAAACTCGATGAGACATCAAAAGCCTCTCTGAGAGATAAAAACGGCATTACCGCTATAACAGGAGCAACAGTCTCGACCATTGCAGTTGCCAGGGGACTGGTTACCAAAGCAAGGGCATATCTACAAGCGATTCGGGGTTAG
- a CDS encoding electron transport complex subunit E, with product MLKGELKRGLLTENPIFVLVLGLCPSMATSTSIENGIGMGLAATFVLACSNVIISLVRKMIPDKVRIPCFIVIIATFVTVVQFLMKAYLPALDKQLGIFVPLIVVNCIILGRAEAFASKSNVFQSLIDGVVIGLGFTLALFILSFIRESIGSNKLLGLKFLPGYEPMTIFILAPGGFFTIALVMGLIRHFSNRKRSA from the coding sequence ATGTTAAAAGGTGAATTGAAACGTGGATTATTGACTGAGAATCCGATTTTTGTTCTGGTTCTGGGCCTCTGCCCCTCGATGGCAACAAGTACATCGATTGAAAACGGCATAGGTATGGGCCTGGCGGCTACATTTGTGCTTGCCTGCTCAAATGTGATTATTTCACTTGTCCGGAAAATGATTCCTGACAAGGTAAGAATCCCCTGTTTTATAGTGATCATAGCCACATTTGTAACTGTAGTCCAGTTTCTGATGAAAGCGTATCTTCCGGCGCTGGATAAGCAGTTAGGCATTTTCGTTCCACTGATAGTGGTCAACTGTATTATCCTGGGAAGAGCGGAAGCATTCGCATCGAAAAGCAATGTTTTCCAGTCACTTATTGACGGAGTCGTGATCGGGCTTGGCTTTACACTGGCTCTCTTTATTCTGAGCTTTATCAGAGAATCGATCGGAAGCAACAAACTTCTGGGACTGAAGTTCTTACCCGGATATGAACCAATGACCATTTTTATACTGGCTCCGGGTGGCTTTTTCACAATCGCTCTGGTTATGGGTCTGATCCGCCACTTCAGTAACCGCAAGAGGAGTGCATAG
- a CDS encoding RnfABCDGE type electron transport complex subunit A has product MESITSLIGISIGAVLINNFVLSRFLGLCPFFGVSKKLSSAIGMGMAVIFVMAMASSFTWVINSYILVKFGVDYLQTIVFILVIAALVQLVEMALQKYSPALYEALGIYLPLITTNCAVLGVAIINTGVNQLTGNPYSFIESLVNGVTSGVGFMLALILMAGIREKLELANVPKAMEGLPITFITAGLMALAFLGFAGLNFFKSFGG; this is encoded by the coding sequence ATGGAATCGATTACCAGTCTTATTGGAATTTCGATCGGTGCTGTTCTGATTAACAACTTTGTTTTATCCCGTTTTCTGGGTCTGTGTCCTTTTTTCGGTGTATCAAAAAAGCTCTCCAGTGCCATAGGGATGGGAATGGCTGTGATATTTGTCATGGCCATGGCATCGAGTTTCACCTGGGTGATCAACAGCTATATTCTTGTGAAGTTCGGGGTAGATTATCTGCAAACCATTGTATTTATTCTGGTTATTGCGGCTCTGGTGCAGCTTGTTGAGATGGCGCTGCAGAAGTACTCCCCTGCCCTTTATGAGGCATTAGGGATATATCTGCCGCTTATTACCACCAACTGCGCAGTGCTTGGAGTAGCTATCATCAACACAGGAGTAAATCAATTGACAGGCAATCCGTACTCCTTTATTGAAAGCCTTGTAAACGGGGTGACATCAGGAGTAGGTTTTATGCTGGCTTTGATTTTAATGGCAGGCATAAGAGAGAAACTGGAACTGGCCAATGTTCCAAAGGCAATGGAGGGCTTGCCGATAACTTTCATTACAGCAGGCTTGATGGCGTTGGCATTTCTTGGTTTTGCAGGCCTGAATTTCTTTAAATCGTTCGGAGGATGA
- a CDS encoding RnfABCDGE type electron transport complex subunit B has product MSVEILLPVLIVGSIGLLLGAGLGVASKKLHVFVDERISRIQEVLPGANCGACGFPGCSGFAKAVVEGKANPSGCVPGGSKTAHLVADIMGVTATTSEPMVAVVHCKGGKKEALERAVYNGIQDCNAAIMTGNGSKVCQDGCLGLGTCVRACPFDALHITANGVAEVDAEKCTGCGNCVKACPRKIISMVPKAHQIFLACSNHDKGAKVKKYCSVGCTACTLCVKATPSGAIKMENNLPVLDYSANENFITACYKCPSKCFTDKVKVRPVANIDTKCNGCGDCVPACPVPGAITGEKDKRHVIDKEKCIGCGICLDKCEPHAISLWGATSMHKISSRDKA; this is encoded by the coding sequence ATGAGCGTGGAGATATTATTACCGGTACTGATTGTAGGTTCTATCGGTTTGTTATTAGGAGCAGGTCTGGGAGTAGCCTCAAAAAAGCTTCATGTCTTTGTTGATGAGCGCATTTCCAGGATTCAGGAGGTTCTCCCAGGTGCAAACTGTGGAGCCTGCGGTTTTCCCGGCTGCAGCGGATTTGCCAAAGCCGTTGTAGAGGGTAAAGCAAATCCTTCCGGGTGTGTTCCCGGAGGTTCAAAAACTGCTCATCTTGTTGCTGATATCATGGGTGTAACTGCTACGACATCGGAACCGATGGTCGCAGTAGTGCATTGTAAAGGCGGTAAAAAAGAGGCTCTGGAAAGAGCTGTTTACAATGGTATCCAGGACTGCAATGCAGCAATAATGACCGGTAATGGATCAAAAGTCTGCCAGGATGGGTGTCTGGGGCTAGGAACTTGCGTCAGGGCGTGTCCTTTTGATGCATTACACATAACTGCAAACGGCGTTGCAGAAGTGGATGCAGAAAAGTGTACAGGTTGCGGTAACTGCGTAAAAGCCTGTCCCAGAAAGATAATCTCCATGGTTCCCAAAGCCCATCAGATCTTTCTTGCCTGTTCCAATCATGATAAAGGAGCAAAAGTCAAGAAATACTGCTCGGTGGGATGTACTGCATGCACGCTCTGTGTAAAGGCAACCCCTTCCGGAGCCATAAAAATGGAAAATAATCTTCCGGTTCTGGACTACTCTGCAAACGAGAACTTCATTACAGCTTGTTATAAATGCCCGTCGAAGTGTTTTACCGACAAGGTAAAGGTCCGTCCTGTCGCCAATATCGATACCAAATGTAATGGATGCGGGGATTGTGTTCCGGCTTGCCCTGTACCTGGAGCGATTACCGGTGAGAAAGATAAGCGTCACGTCATCGATAAGGAAAAATGTATAGGATGCGGGATCTGCCTCGATAAATGCGAACCCCACGCAATATCTCTCTGGGGTGCCACATCAATGCATAAAATCTCATCCAGAGATAAAGCCTGA
- a CDS encoding LysM peptidoglycan-binding domain-containing protein encodes MKKYRLPGFLSIYTFLLFSGCVTTRSSLEQYAVVQDAPFVVITEVDTATAEIVEDTSSTISAALSGMVDSAEVLCAEARYAEADSILKDVIRIVGNKNAEADFPDSECVSRIAKIYAEVMPPNLPVPEEIAIMVFQRQMFRSLDSIKLLPSDSIDLEKIICRKDIVYDVPVVWNERVQRAVHYYLSSRKTTINNWISRSAFYLPFMQKMFADSGLPSDLAFLPLIESGFNPKAYSRAHASGIWQFISSTGKIYGLRNNYWLDERRDPIKSTVAAIRYLKKLYRDFGDWHLALAAYNCGEGGLRRAMVKCSTTDYWSLTLPSETMNYVPLYLAALTIAKNPDCFGYAKSVIDTFSFDTVSVNECLDMKEIAEGIGVPLDTIMKINPHILHWCTPPDLSDVSLYLPRGYKENFKTFLANFPEEKKVKWYRYTIRRGDNLGAIARKFGVPIEPIRTVNRLKGSRIVAGKHLFIPIPAKGADEQVLKKLEYKEDEAEKIVESADKNKIRYRVRQGDTLWRLSELFSVTVEDIRRWNNLSDDTAIRAGQILTIFRTSKNGSVSEPASEDGMYEVKRGDTPSSIARQFNISIDKLIELNDLDPHKPVIFAGKKLVVAEKQGSRQVQGPPPENPRKERVPADIISGNYIRYQVSKGDNIYRISQNFSIPLESLLSANNLDENAVIKAGDILLIPGPGGNKNERNDVKQVLFYRVKEGDNLWRIATSHGVPVEKLYEYNGLSPDSVLMPGDTIKIIKAGEK; translated from the coding sequence GTGAAAAAATACAGGCTCCCGGGTTTTCTCTCGATTTACACATTTTTACTGTTCAGCGGCTGTGTAACCACCAGATCCAGCCTTGAGCAGTATGCTGTTGTTCAGGATGCACCATTTGTTGTAATAACTGAGGTTGATACCGCAACTGCAGAGATCGTTGAGGACACCTCCAGCACCATATCCGCTGCTCTTTCAGGGATGGTTGACAGTGCTGAAGTGCTCTGTGCTGAGGCGCGGTACGCTGAGGCGGATTCTATTCTTAAAGATGTTATCAGGATAGTCGGGAATAAGAATGCAGAGGCGGATTTTCCCGACAGCGAGTGTGTAAGCAGGATAGCAAAGATCTACGCAGAAGTAATGCCTCCTAACCTTCCGGTTCCTGAAGAGATCGCGATCATGGTATTCCAGCGTCAGATGTTCCGCTCCCTTGATTCCATCAAACTTCTGCCTTCTGATTCAATCGATCTGGAGAAGATAATCTGCCGCAAAGATATAGTTTATGATGTTCCAGTTGTCTGGAATGAACGTGTTCAGCGTGCTGTACATTATTACTTAAGCAGCAGAAAAACTACGATAAACAACTGGATCTCGCGCTCAGCTTTCTACCTTCCGTTTATGCAGAAGATGTTTGCAGACAGCGGGCTGCCATCTGATCTTGCATTTCTTCCTCTAATCGAGAGCGGATTCAATCCAAAGGCTTACTCTCGCGCGCACGCATCGGGAATCTGGCAATTTATCTCCTCTACCGGGAAAATTTATGGACTGAGGAATAATTACTGGTTAGATGAGCGGCGTGACCCAATAAAATCGACTGTGGCGGCAATCCGCTACCTTAAGAAGCTCTACAGGGACTTTGGTGACTGGCATCTTGCTCTGGCCGCATATAACTGCGGAGAAGGCGGTCTGAGGCGGGCCATGGTCAAGTGCAGTACAACTGATTACTGGTCTCTTACACTGCCATCTGAGACTATGAATTATGTACCGCTTTACCTGGCAGCACTCACCATAGCCAAAAACCCGGATTGTTTCGGATATGCAAAGAGCGTCATTGATACATTCTCTTTTGATACCGTTTCGGTAAATGAGTGTCTGGACATGAAAGAAATTGCCGAGGGAATCGGGGTACCTTTAGACACAATCATGAAGATAAACCCTCATATTCTGCACTGGTGTACCCCGCCTGACCTTTCGGATGTTTCTTTATACCTTCCCAGGGGATACAAGGAGAACTTTAAGACATTCCTTGCCAATTTCCCTGAGGAGAAAAAAGTGAAGTGGTACAGGTACACGATTCGCAGAGGAGACAACCTTGGTGCGATCGCACGTAAATTCGGAGTTCCAATTGAACCTATCAGAACAGTAAACAGGTTGAAGGGTAGTCGGATCGTGGCAGGGAAACATCTGTTCATACCCATTCCGGCCAAAGGAGCAGATGAGCAGGTTTTAAAGAAGCTTGAATATAAAGAAGATGAAGCAGAGAAGATAGTAGAATCAGCGGACAAGAATAAGATCAGATACAGGGTCAGGCAGGGCGATACTCTCTGGCGTCTTTCAGAGTTATTCAGTGTAACAGTAGAAGATATAAGAAGATGGAATAATCTCAGTGATGATACGGCGATCAGAGCAGGGCAGATCCTGACAATTTTCAGAACTTCAAAAAATGGTTCAGTTTCAGAGCCGGCTAGCGAAGACGGGATGTATGAGGTTAAACGTGGTGACACTCCTTCATCGATTGCCCGCCAGTTTAATATCAGCATCGACAAACTGATCGAGCTCAATGATCTGGATCCCCACAAGCCGGTCATTTTCGCAGGGAAGAAACTTGTGGTGGCAGAGAAGCAAGGATCCAGGCAGGTTCAGGGTCCACCGCCAGAGAACCCGCGGAAAGAAAGAGTTCCGGCAGATATAATAAGCGGGAACTATATCAGGTATCAGGTTTCAAAAGGGGACAATATTTACAGGATCTCCCAGAATTTTTCCATTCCGCTCGAGTCTTTATTATCAGCAAACAATCTCGATGAAAACGCCGTGATAAAAGCTGGAGACATACTACTTATTCCGGGACCCGGGGGCAATAAAAATGAGCGTAATGATGTGAAGCAGGTTTTATTTTACAGGGTCAAAGAGGGTGACAATCTCTGGCGGATAGCCACATCTCACGGTGTACCGGTTGAAAAGCTTTA